In the genome of Sphingomonas alpina, the window AAGTTTCCCCGCGGCGTCCGCGCGCAAGGCTTACAATCCGCGTGCCAGAACCGCCTGCCCGCGCAAATGCGGGGATGACATTGGTAAACAAGTTTAAATGCCATGCCCAAAGATGGATCATCCATCCCGTCGCGGGACTCTGGCGTCCAGAGACGGGACATGGCAGAGCGCGCGCCATGGCCAATACTTCCCGCTCCCCCGCCGCCGGCGGTTTCCTGATTGCACTCGGCGCGGTGCTCGGCGCGATTGTCGGGCTGTTCCTTGAGCAGCCCACCGCAGGCTTCCTGATCGGCAGCGGCAGCGGCATCGCGATCGCCGTTGCAATCTGGCTGTTCGACCGGAGACGATAACTTCCGCGATCAGCGGAAAGATTATCGCAAGCTGCGCGATAGCCAGACCACCCGTCCGATAACATCGACATCGCCCACGCCGCGTTCCGGTATCGCGGGAAAGGCAGGATTGTCGCTCACGATCGTCAGGCGATCCCCGCTCCGCGATACGCGCTTGACCATCAGCGCGCCGTCAAGCCGGATCACATAAATGCCGCCACGAGGGCCGGTTCGCCGATCTCCTTCGTCAACCAGCATCTGATCGCCATCCTCGATCAGTGCGTTCATCGAATCTCCCTCCGCACGGATCATCGCCAGCTTTCCGGTACGAATGCCGAGGGTGTCGAGCAGCGCCCGGTCAAATCGGGCATCGCCGATCGCCTTGTCATCCTCGACCAGCCCGCCCGGCCCTGCCGATGCGGCAACATCGAGCCGGCGCACCGAGATCATCGCAGCACCCGACGACGACGGCGTTCCACCCAACAGGGTTTCATCGACGTTGAAATAGGCCGCGAGCAACTTGCGGTCGCGTTCGGCCAGGATTCGGGGCGTACCGCGCTTCACAAACTGCTGAAGATAGGCGTCGTTGCGCCGGAGCATGCGCGACAATGCGGCATAGCTCTCGCCGCTGTCCGCCACGAGAGCGTCGAGAGCCGCGCGTGGATCGATCGCATCCATAGGGGATCTAATAGCATAGGAATTTTCCTAGACAAGTTGGAAATGCAGGAACAGACCATGAACATCAACGTGACTCGGTGAGGATGTGAGGATGTCGGTGTTACGGAAGGTCGAAATATATCTGCGCACGAACAACATGCCGGAGACACGGTTCGGGCGGCTGGCGCTGAACGATCCGCGGCTGGTGCGCGACCTGCGCAATGGGCGCGAACCGGGTGCGCGAACCGCTGCCCGGATCGAAGCATTCATTCAGGCTGGGGCGTCGCGATGAGCCGCGGCGCCGACCCCAGCACATTGCTGTCGCGCGCGATCGAGCGTGAATCCCAAAGCGCGGGCTGCCCGGCGATGATCTCCACGGCAACCTGGACGCCATGGGCCAGCGCAACTTTTTCCGGCGCGCGGCATCTGGTAAACCTGCGGGCGTCGGCATCGCCCGCGCTGGACGACTGGCTCGCCGCCTTGCCCGAGGCTGATATCGACGTGCGCGGGCACCTGCTCGCCAGCGTAGCGGTCAATTCAGTGCGGCGATCGGAAAATGAGGTGACGATCGAGCTTGAGGCGCTGACCGTCGAGGAATGATCGTCAGCCGCGCATCGCCATCCGGCGAAGCGAGACGAGCGCCTCCTGCAATGATTCTTCGCGGTGCGGCGGCGGCGGAGGCGCAATCGGTGCAACGGCCTCACGCCTAGTCACGCCCTTTTCCAGCCGGTCGAGCAACGCATGAATGCTCGCCGATGAATCATAGTCCGATGCGCGGCGCGGGGTTGGCGCGACCGGTGTCGGCACCGATACAACGGGTTCCGGTTCGGGGCGTGTCAACGGAGTCAGTTCGAACGTTTCGAAGCGCTCGCTGGCATCGAATACCGGCGGGCGCGGACGCGAGGCGATCTGCGCGGGAGGCGGGAACCAGTCGATCGGTTCGTCCGGGATCGCGGCAGGATCATACGCAGCCAGCGGCGTATCGAGATCGGCAGGCAGGTCTTGCTCGACGAGACTCTGCACCACGGTTGGCACGTGTTCCACGATCGGGGCCTGTCGCGCGATCGGAGCTTGCTCCACAATCGGAAGCGGTTCCACGACCGGTGCGCGGATCGGCGACGACATGGGCAGAGGAGCAGGTTCGAACACTGCTTCTTCGATCATCGGCGCGATGATTTCCGGTTCAGCCATTTCAGGCTCGGTCACCAGGTCGATCGCTTCGGAGTCCTCGGCCATGGCATGGACCGGACGAGCGCGCACTTCGAGGAAGGGAGTGCCGAGATCCTGATTGGCATAGACCGGGCGACGCGCCGGCGCGTCGGGATGGGCGTCGGCACGACGCAATACAGGCGTATCGGCACTCACCGGCTTACCGGAGAAGGAAATGGTTCGCGCGCCGACCAGCAGGAACAGCGAGAACCAGGACACCAGGCCAATGCCACCGCCAACGATCAGGATCAGCGCAGCGCGCGCGGTAACGCCGAGCGGCGGCGCAGCGGCGGGCACAAGCGCGGCGATGCCGCTGTCGAGCACCAGTCCTTCAAGAATATTGGTGGGCAGCAGCGCAAAGACCAGCGCTGCGAGCATAGCCAAAGCACCGGCAGCAACCGGCGCCAGCGAGAGATTCAGGCGTTTACTGCGGGAGATCGCGACCATGAGTCGCGTGATGCACCAGCGCCGGTAAGTTTTTGGTAAACAGGACCGTAACGAGCAACATTCATTTCCCAGTTACGCTCTGCCTCGACGAAGGCGCGGCCCTTGTCGCGCCGCTCCTCCCAGAGATTCCGGTCGGCAAGCAGGTCGGCCAGGGCATGCGCCAGGGCGGCGGGATCATCGGGCGGAAACAGCGTGCCGGTGTCGCCATCGCGAATCAGTTCGCGGTGACCGCCGACATCGGACGCGGCGACCAGCCGGCGCTGCGCCATCGCTTCCAATGGCTTGAGCGGCGTGACCAGATCGGTCAGCCGCATGCGCTTGCGCGGATAAGCGAGGATATCGATCAGGCTGTAATAGCGATCGACCTCGGTATGCGGCACGCGACCGATGAACCTGATGTGCTTAGCAACGGGCGACGCGGCGGCCTGGGCACGCAAGGCCTCCTCCATCGGCCCGCCACCGACCAGCACGAGATGCGCCTTGGGACGCGCCGCGACCAGCATCGGCATCGCCGCGATCAGATCGTCGAGCCCCTCATAATCGTAGAAGCTGCCGATAAAGCCGATCACCTCCGTGCCATTGAGGCCAAGCGACAGGGCAAGCGGCGCATCATGGTTGAGTGGCGCGCCGAACACGGTCAGGTCGACACCATTGGGCGACACCATGATCTTCGCCGGATCGACGCCGCGCGACACCAGATCCTGGCGCAGGCCTTCGCAAATCACCGCGACGGCGTCCGCCTTGCCCACCGCCCAGCTTTCCAGCGCGCGAGTCGCGCGATAGCGGAGCGATCCCTCGCGGCCCGTGCCGTTGCCGACCGCCGCATCTTCCCAAAAAGCGCGGATTTCATAGACCAGCGGCAAATGGCGTTTGCGCGCGACGCGAAGCGCCGCAAGCGCATCCAGCACCGGCGAATGTGCATGCAGGATGTCGGGCCGGAACTCGTCGACAGCCGCCGCGATTCGCCTGGCGAAGCCGTGTATCTCGCGAAGTTCGCCCAGCGGACTCGGCCATGCCTTCATCACCGGCGTGCGGTGGAAATCGATCCCGTCGATCTGCTCGAACATGACATCGCTCGCCCCGTGCCGCGGGCCGGTGACGGCCGCGACCTGCCATCCGCGGCGCATCTGCGCCTTCAGTATGGCACGCGTGCGAAAGGTATAGCCGCTCTGCAACGGCAGGCCATGATCAAGGACGTGGAGGATGCGCATCGCCAGCGTGATTGGCACAGCAGTGTTTAACGGGCCGTCAACCCGGGGGCGCTAGAGCATCGTCCAACGTCCGTTCGCCCCGAGCTATTCGAAGGGCCGTTTTTCCTTTGCCGACCGATGAAAGAAGAACGGTGCTTCGACAAGCCCAGCACGAACGCCAACACGAACGGAAGCAAGGGACGGACAAGGCGACATGATCGACAATCTCGCGCTCGCGATCAGCCATGGCCTGATGCTGCTTGCTGCGTGGCTGTTGCTGCGCCGCCCCGATCTCGATCGCGAATCCGAACCCGGCGACACCCCCGAAGCGCAGACGAGTGACCCGAAATCGGCCATCGGAGGAAAGCCCGGTGCGTGATCTCGTCTTCGTCGCCTTTCTCCTTTCCTTCTTCGCGCTCGGGTTTCGCAAGCCGTTCCTGTTCGTCCTGGTCTATGTCTATATCGACATCGTCAGCCCGCAGCGGCTGACCTATCTGATGCTCAATTCGGTGCCGATCTCACTGATCGCGGCGGGACTCGCGGTGGCTGCCTGGGCACTGGTCGATGACAAGCGCGATACGCGCATCGCACCGCGCCAGTTCCTCATCGTCCTGCTCCTCCTCTATTGTTCCCAGACGACGCGCTCCGCCGATTTCCCGATCGAGGCGCTCGATAAATGGGACTGGGTATGGAAGGCGCTGGCCTTCGCTGCCTTTTTGCCGCTGACCTTGCGCACCAAACTGCGCATCGAGGCGCTGTTGCTGATCATGATCCTGTCCGCTGCCTCGATCATCATCGTCGGGGGGATCAAGACGATCGCGTCGGGCGGCGGCGGTTATGGCGAGCTCAACCTGATGGTGACCAACAATTCTGGTCTCTACGAGGGCAGCACGATTTCCGCAGTGGCGATCGCGATCATCCCGGTGATCCTGTGGTTCACGCGGCACGGCACGATCTTCAAGCCCGACTGGATGGTGAAGACATTTTGCTATGCGCTGATCTTTGCCTGCCTGCTGATCCCGGTCGGCACCTCGACCCGTACCGGCTTGTTGTGCATCGGGCTGCTCGCGGTGCTGATGATCCGCGATACGAAGCGCAAGGGACTCTATGTCGGCGCGCTGGCATTGATGGCGGTCGCCGCCATTCCCTTCCTGCCCAGCACCTTCACCGACCGAATGAGCACGATCAAGACCTATAAGGCAGACGAATCCGCCTCGACCCGGCTCGCGGTGTGGAAATGGACGATGGAGTACGCCAAAGCCCATCCGTTCGGCGGCGGTTTTGAAATGTATCGCCAGAACCAGATCCGCTACGACACCGAGAAGGTCGAGAAAGTCGCCGGACAGCAGACGATCGAGCGCAAGCTGACGGTCGACCAGGCGCGCGCCTTCCACAGCGCTTATTTCGAAATGCTCGGCGAACAGGGCTATCCCGGACTGGCGCTGTGGCTGATCATCAACCTGATCGGTATCGTACGCATGGAGGTGCTACGCCGACGCTATCGTAAGCCGATGCCAGGTGAGGAATGGATCGCGCCTCTGGCCAGCGCGCTGCAGAGCGGGCACATCGTCTATCTGCTCGGTGCGACCTTCATCGCCATCGCCTTCCAGCCCTTTGTCTATATGCTGATCGGCGCGCAGATCGGGCTCGACACCTATCTCGCCCGCAAACGGCGCGAAGCGTCGTGGCGACCGATCCGGAAAGCCCGCCCGACCGCGCTCGAACCGATCCTGTCATGAACGCCAGACCCGAACTTCGCGCGCTGACCAGCATGCGCGGCATCGCGGCGTGGTTCGTCGTGCTTTACCATATCCGTCTGTCGATCGCAGGGCTCCCATCCGAATGGGTGGCGTTCCTCGCCAAGGGCTATCTGGCGGTCGATTTCTTCTTCCTGCTTTCGGGTTTCGTCATCTGGCTGAGCTGGAGCGAGACGTTGCGCGACCGGGGCTTCGCAGCGGTACCCGGCTTTCTGCGCAAGCGTGTCGCGCGGATCTGGCCGCTGCACCTGTTCATGCTCGCCTGTGCGGTGGGTCTGGCCTTGCTGTTTGCCGTGACCGGGCGACAGGACGATGTGAATTACCCGTTCCGCGAGCTGCCGCTGCACATCGCGCTGATACAGAATTGGGGTTTTACCGACCAGCTCAGCTGGAACGACCCGAGCTGGTCGATCAGCGCGGAGCTGGGCGCCTATCTGTTCTTCCCCTTTCTGACGCTGGCGATCGACTGGCGACGCATACCGAGTTGGGCAGTGCTGGCGGCGATCGGGTCACTGGTCGTGCTGCTCCATGCGGTCATGGTGCGCGGCGGGGCGTTGACGCTCGGCACCGATATCACCCGCTTCGGGCTGATCCGGTGCTTGACCGAGTTCACCGCCGGAACTGCGATCTGTGCGCTGTGGCTGAGGTGGAAAGCACATCCCGTCACGCCTGCGGCCATTTCGGTATTGATTATCGTGGCTATCGCTCTGTCGTGGTGGTCCGGTCTTCCTGAAACATTGGCAGCGCCCGCGCTGTTCGCTGCGCTGTTGCTGACGCTCGCACTGACTTCGGGCATGAGGCACAACCCGCTCGACAAGGGCGCGCTGCATTATCTCGGCGAGATCAGCTACGCGACCTATCTAGGTCACTTCCTGCTGTTCGTTGCGTTCAAGCTCGTCTTTGTCGATGACCCTCACGCGGTATCGCCGGCGTTGATCGGCTTGTTCCTGATGCTGGTGCTGGCAAGTTCGGTCGCGCTGTATCACCTGGTCGAACGCCCGGCGCAGCGATGGGTCAATTCACTCGCGCTCCTCCCCGACACGGAAAGGAGAGCCACACGGCGGTGGAGAGGGGCCTCCTCAAGCACCACGCCTGCAGCACTCCCCCTTCACCATGCTGGTCCCCCTCCTCGTATCAGGGAGGAGTGAAGGGAACTTCCTCGCCGCCCCGCGCATTCCCTTCGCCATGTCCAGGATCATCTATTGCGACGACAGCGAACCCGGCATCACGCGCAAGAAGATGCGTCTTGGCTGGGGCTATTTCGACGCCGAAGGCGCGCGCATCACCGATCGTGACGAGATCGACCGGCTCAACGCGGTTGGCCTGCCGCCCGCGTACCGCGATGCCTGGTACTGCCCCAAGGCCAATGGCCATATCCAGGCAGTCGGCTGGGACGAGAAGGGCCGCAAGCAATATCGCTACCATCCCGAGTTTCGCGCAGCCCAGGAATCCGCCAAATACGAGCTGTGCGCGCCATTCGGTCGCGACCTGCCCAAGCTGCGCGCCCGGGTCGAAAAGGACCTCAAGCGCCGCGGCATCGGCAAGGAGACGGCGGTCGCGGCGATCGTGCGGCTGCTCGATCTCGGCCATGTCCGCATCGGCAATGAAGACTATGTGAAGGCGAACAAGAGTTTCGGTGCGACCACCCTGCGCAAGCGTCACGCCAGGCTCAGCGGCCAGACGCTGAAGCTGCAATACAAGGCCAAGTCGGGTAAACTGCGCGTGCTGACCATCACCGACGGATCGCTCAGCCGCTTCGTCAGGAAATGCTCCGACCTGCCCGGTCAGCATCTGTTCCGCTGGCTCGATGCCGATGGCGAAGCGCGGCCGGTCACCTCATCCGACGTCAATGACTATATCCGCGACGCGATGGGCGAGGACTATACCGCCAAGCATTTCCGCACCTGGAGCGCGAGCGTGCTGGCCTTCGAGGCATTGGCCTGCGCCGATCACGACATCAGCCTGCAGGCGATGCTTGAGCCGGTTACCGAGGCACTCGGCAACACGCCAGCCATTGCGCGAAAATCCTATGTCCACCCCGCACTGATCGCTCTGGTCAAGGAAGGACAGACGATATTTCGCGAGGGCTGCTCCCTGCCCCGTCGCACGCAATATCTGTCGCGCGCGGAACGCGGGCTGATCGACTTCCTCGACTCTGGAAGCCTTGGCCCCAGCGCCAAGGCCGCCTAGGTCTCCCGATATGACGACCAACAACTCCATCGCCGCCGCGCGAACGCCGAAGATCGATCCCGCCAATATCGACCAGCAGGCGCAGAGCTTCATCAACGCCAGCACTGCCTGGTTCCAGATGCACTGGCTGCAGATCATCATCGCCATCGCAGTCGCCACTGCGATCGTGCTTGCGCTGTTTTTCGCGCGCCGGCTGGGCAACAAATTGTGCGAACGCAGCCCGGGCACCGCCGGCTGGGGCAAGGTGTTCGGCCGCGCGATCATCAAGACCGGCAATTTCTTTATCATCATGGTCGCGGCGAAACTGGTCAGCGGCTACGCCAATGCACCGCCCGAAATCACTACGACGATCAACTTCCTGTTCACCTTGTCGGCAGTGTTCCAGGCTGCGATCTGGGCGCGCGAGATCATCCTCGGCTCGATCGAGCATCGCACCCAGTCCGAGCATTATTCGGGCGAAGCGCTGGGCAGCGCGATGGGCATCATTCGCCTGCTCGTGACCTTCGCGCTGTTCGCGATCGCGCTGATCGTGGTGCTCGACAATCTCGGGGTCAATGTGACCGGCCTGGTCGCGGGCCTCGGCGTCGGCGGCATCGCCATCGGCCTCGCGGCACAGGGCATTTTCGCTGATCTGTTCGCCGCGCTGGCGATCATCTTCGACCGCCCCTTCCGACGCGGCGATGCGATCACCTATGACCAGTCATCGGGCACGGTCGAGGCGATCGGGCTGAAATCGACGCGGATCCGCGCCGCCACCGGCGAAGAGCGGATCATCGCCAACAAGAATCTGCTCGACAAGGAAATCCTCAACAACAGCCAGCGCGAATATCGCCGCATCAAATTCACGCTCGGACTGGTGCAATGGACGCCGATCGAGACGATGGATCACCTGCCCGACATGCTGAAGGAAGTGGTCGAGGGCTGCGGCTACAAGTTCGTGCGCGCGGGCTTCCTGAACTTCAGCGCCAGCAGCTATGATTTCGACCTGGAGTTCGATTCCGAAACCGCCGCATACGAGGATTTCTTCAACGCGCGAAACGCGGTGGGGCTGGCGATCATCCGCCGCTTCAACAACGAGAATATCGAGTTCGCCTACCCGACCCAGACCGCCTTCACTGCCGCGCCGCAGGGCGGGATGATCTATCCCTATCCGGGCGAGGAAGAACCGGTTGAGCCGAGGGTGAAGGCAGCGCCGCCCAAGCCAAAAGGACCACCGGTGCCGTCGCCGGATCGATCCGCGGTCGACCAGGACGGACATCAGACATGATCGAACAGGACAGCCACGAGGCAGTCGTACGCGCGCAATATGAGGCGTTCCGCGACCGCCGCCGCGACGATAGCGAGGCTTTGCTCGCCGCCGACTTCACCTTCACCAGCCCCTATGACGACGCGATCGACCGCGACACCTTCTTTGAGCGGTGCTGGCCGGGTGGCGATCATTTCGTCGATTTCGCAATCGAGCGGGTAACGGTCGATGCCGATGGCGCGTTCGTGACCTATTTCGTCACTACCGACAGTGGCGCGCAGTTCCGCAACACTGAATATCTGACCGTGCGCGACGG includes:
- a CDS encoding helix-turn-helix transcriptional regulator, with the protein product MDAIDPRAALDALVADSGESYAALSRMLRRNDAYLQQFVKRGTPRILAERDRKLLAAYFNVDETLLGGTPSSSGAAMISVRRLDVAASAGPGGLVEDDKAIGDARFDRALLDTLGIRTGKLAMIRAEGDSMNALIEDGDQMLVDEGDRRTGPRGGIYVIRLDGALMVKRVSRSGDRLTIVSDNPAFPAIPERGVGDVDVIGRVVWLSRSLR
- a CDS encoding TIGR04063 family PEP-CTERM/XrtA system glycosyltransferase; translation: MRILHVLDHGLPLQSGYTFRTRAILKAQMRRGWQVAAVTGPRHGASDVMFEQIDGIDFHRTPVMKAWPSPLGELREIHGFARRIAAAVDEFRPDILHAHSPVLDALAALRVARKRHLPLVYEIRAFWEDAAVGNGTGREGSLRYRATRALESWAVGKADAVAVICEGLRQDLVSRGVDPAKIMVSPNGVDLTVFGAPLNHDAPLALSLGLNGTEVIGFIGSFYDYEGLDDLIAAMPMLVAARPKAHLVLVGGGPMEEALRAQAAASPVAKHIRFIGRVPHTEVDRYYSLIDILAYPRKRMRLTDLVTPLKPLEAMAQRRLVAASDVGGHRELIRDGDTGTLFPPDDPAALAHALADLLADRNLWEERRDKGRAFVEAERNWEMNVARYGPVYQKLTGAGASRDSWSRSPAVNA
- a CDS encoding putative O-glycosylation ligase, exosortase A system-associated → MRDLVFVAFLLSFFALGFRKPFLFVLVYVYIDIVSPQRLTYLMLNSVPISLIAAGLAVAAWALVDDKRDTRIAPRQFLIVLLLLYCSQTTRSADFPIEALDKWDWVWKALAFAAFLPLTLRTKLRIEALLLIMILSAASIIIVGGIKTIASGGGGYGELNLMVTNNSGLYEGSTISAVAIAIIPVILWFTRHGTIFKPDWMVKTFCYALIFACLLIPVGTSTRTGLLCIGLLAVLMIRDTKRKGLYVGALALMAVAAIPFLPSTFTDRMSTIKTYKADESASTRLAVWKWTMEYAKAHPFGGGFEMYRQNQIRYDTEKVEKVAGQQTIERKLTVDQARAFHSAYFEMLGEQGYPGLALWLIINLIGIVRMEVLRRRYRKPMPGEEWIAPLASALQSGHIVYLLGATFIAIAFQPFVYMLIGAQIGLDTYLARKRREASWRPIRKARPTALEPILS
- a CDS encoding acyltransferase family protein; the protein is MNARPELRALTSMRGIAAWFVVLYHIRLSIAGLPSEWVAFLAKGYLAVDFFFLLSGFVIWLSWSETLRDRGFAAVPGFLRKRVARIWPLHLFMLACAVGLALLFAVTGRQDDVNYPFRELPLHIALIQNWGFTDQLSWNDPSWSISAELGAYLFFPFLTLAIDWRRIPSWAVLAAIGSLVVLLHAVMVRGGALTLGTDITRFGLIRCLTEFTAGTAICALWLRWKAHPVTPAAISVLIIVAIALSWWSGLPETLAAPALFAALLLTLALTSGMRHNPLDKGALHYLGEISYATYLGHFLLFVAFKLVFVDDPHAVSPALIGLFLMLVLASSVALYHLVERPAQRWVNSLALLPDTERRATRRWRGASSSTTPAALPLHHAGPPPRIREE
- a CDS encoding DNA topoisomerase IB; translation: MSRIIYCDDSEPGITRKKMRLGWGYFDAEGARITDRDEIDRLNAVGLPPAYRDAWYCPKANGHIQAVGWDEKGRKQYRYHPEFRAAQESAKYELCAPFGRDLPKLRARVEKDLKRRGIGKETAVAAIVRLLDLGHVRIGNEDYVKANKSFGATTLRKRHARLSGQTLKLQYKAKSGKLRVLTITDGSLSRFVRKCSDLPGQHLFRWLDADGEARPVTSSDVNDYIRDAMGEDYTAKHFRTWSASVLAFEALACADHDISLQAMLEPVTEALGNTPAIARKSYVHPALIALVKEGQTIFREGCSLPRRTQYLSRAERGLIDFLDSGSLGPSAKAA
- a CDS encoding mechanosensitive ion channel family protein; the encoded protein is MTTNNSIAAARTPKIDPANIDQQAQSFINASTAWFQMHWLQIIIAIAVATAIVLALFFARRLGNKLCERSPGTAGWGKVFGRAIIKTGNFFIIMVAAKLVSGYANAPPEITTTINFLFTLSAVFQAAIWAREIILGSIEHRTQSEHYSGEALGSAMGIIRLLVTFALFAIALIVVLDNLGVNVTGLVAGLGVGGIAIGLAAQGIFADLFAALAIIFDRPFRRGDAITYDQSSGTVEAIGLKSTRIRAATGEERIIANKNLLDKEILNNSQREYRRIKFTLGLVQWTPIETMDHLPDMLKEVVEGCGYKFVRAGFLNFSASSYDFDLEFDSETAAYEDFFNARNAVGLAIIRRFNNENIEFAYPTQTAFTAAPQGGMIYPYPGEEEPVEPRVKAAPPKPKGPPVPSPDRSAVDQDGHQT
- a CDS encoding nuclear transport factor 2 family protein, whose translation is MIEQDSHEAVVRAQYEAFRDRRRDDSEALLAADFTFTSPYDDAIDRDTFFERCWPGGDHFVDFAIERVTVDADGAFVTYFVTTDSGAQFRNTEYLTVRDGQIHGVDVYFGASYKDGKFVAKEPF